A section of the Polynucleobacter sp. AP-Sving-400A-A2 genome encodes:
- a CDS encoding RlmE family RNA methyltransferase — translation MAKNKFNKSWLQDHLNDPYVKMAQKEGYRARAVYKLSEIDEQDRLIKAGMTIVDLGSAPGSWSQYVRNRLTELGKNNPNIESGKPDGIIIAIDILPMEDIADVSFIQGDFREDEGLKALEALLPANADGKVDFVMSDMAPNLSGVGVADAARMAFLAEIALDFSVQHLKPDGALLIKCFNGSGYSQIVESFKKVFKTVASRKPKASRAKSSEIFLLGRDLKALK, via the coding sequence GTGGCAAAGAATAAATTTAATAAAAGTTGGTTACAGGATCACCTCAATGATCCGTATGTGAAGATGGCCCAAAAAGAGGGTTATCGCGCGCGAGCAGTCTATAAGCTGAGCGAAATAGATGAGCAGGACCGACTCATCAAAGCAGGTATGACGATTGTGGATCTTGGGAGTGCTCCTGGGAGTTGGTCTCAGTACGTTCGCAATCGCCTGACTGAACTTGGTAAAAATAATCCCAATATTGAATCTGGTAAGCCAGATGGGATCATTATTGCGATCGACATCCTGCCGATGGAGGACATTGCGGACGTTTCCTTTATTCAGGGGGATTTTCGGGAGGATGAGGGTTTAAAGGCGCTGGAGGCACTTTTACCGGCGAATGCCGATGGAAAAGTCGATTTTGTGATGTCCGATATGGCCCCCAATTTATCCGGAGTAGGGGTGGCAGATGCTGCCCGAATGGCCTTTTTGGCCGAAATTGCCTTGGACTTTTCAGTTCAGCACCTCAAGCCTGACGGGGCTCTATTAATTAAGTGCTTTAACGGCAGCGGCTACAGTCAGATCGTGGAATCCTTTAAAAAGGTCTTTAAAACAGTAGCTTCCAGAAAGCCAAAAGCCTCCAGAGCGAAGTCCTCAGAAATCTTTTTGCTCGGCCGAGACCTTAAAGCACTCAAATAA
- the greA gene encoding transcription elongation factor GreA, giving the protein MNTIPITKRGAELLKEELHRLKHVERPSVINAISEARAQGDLSENAEYDAAKEKQGFIEGRIQELEGKLSAAQIIDPATLDVNGRIVFGATVDLEDLEDGTKLTYQIVGDDEADIAVNKISISSPIARALISKEEGDVVAVQAPGGNREVEILAVRYI; this is encoded by the coding sequence ATGAACACAATCCCTATTACTAAGCGTGGCGCTGAGCTTCTCAAAGAAGAGTTACATCGCCTAAAGCATGTAGAGCGCCCATCCGTGATTAATGCAATCTCTGAGGCCCGTGCTCAAGGCGACCTTTCTGAGAACGCTGAGTACGACGCCGCTAAAGAGAAGCAAGGATTTATTGAGGGTCGTATTCAGGAGCTGGAAGGAAAGTTATCTGCAGCGCAAATCATTGACCCTGCTACCTTAGATGTAAACGGACGTATCGTATTCGGTGCAACCGTTGATCTTGAAGATTTAGAAGATGGCACGAAGCTCACTTATCAAATCGTCGGTGATGATGAGGCCGATATTGCCGTAAATAAGATCTCGATTAGTTCGCCCATTGCTCGCGCCTTAATTAGCAAAGAAGAGGGTGATGTGGTTGCAGTGCAGGCCCCTGGCGGTAATCGCGAGGTAGAAATTCTCGCGGTTCGTTACATCTAA
- a CDS encoding YhbY family RNA-binding protein codes for MTALTITPAQRKSLKADAHGLSPVVMIGGDGLTPAVIKEAKSAISHHGLIKVRVFGDDRDARIAIYEELCDKLGAAPVQHIGKLLVVWKPIDIVDAALVNLSRSSKQTKKTLQAPRTKRQPNRVAAKAGIRTSTSERSDRRSAASKSPFERVAAAKGTAPKKRVLRADAAESKIGWSSPGYRKAVAAPAPIKKRKVRMSSTKKKSLGS; via the coding sequence ATGACTGCACTTACTATTACCCCCGCACAACGCAAATCCCTTAAAGCTGACGCCCATGGGCTCAGCCCAGTTGTCATGATTGGTGGCGATGGCCTGACCCCTGCGGTGATTAAAGAAGCTAAATCAGCCATCTCTCATCACGGCTTGATTAAAGTTCGCGTTTTTGGCGATGATCGTGATGCACGTATCGCTATTTATGAAGAGCTCTGCGACAAACTGGGCGCCGCACCCGTTCAGCACATTGGAAAATTACTCGTGGTCTGGAAGCCGATTGATATTGTCGATGCAGCACTCGTCAATTTGAGTAGATCTAGCAAGCAAACTAAAAAGACATTACAAGCGCCCCGCACTAAGCGCCAACCAAATCGCGTGGCGGCGAAAGCTGGTATTCGCACTAGCACTTCTGAGAGATCAGATCGACGCTCAGCAGCGAGTAAATCCCCTTTTGAAAGAGTGGCTGCGGCTAAAGGCACTGCCCCCAAGAAACGGGTTCTGCGTGCTGATGCTGCTGAATCAAAAATTGGTTGGTCATCACCAGGTTACCGCAAGGCAGTTGCAGCACCCGCTCCCATCAAAAAACGTAAGGTTCGCATGAGTAGTACTAAGAAGAAATCATTGGGCTCTTAG
- a CDS encoding DUF4149 domain-containing protein codes for MQTLETPKHLVAQRLFIVIAGLWVGGILTVGYLVAPAIFSTMTDRQAAGMVAGSIFKLEAYLSLIVCIGLMVLANLLVNRGLNQFKIIRWILLAMLLCAIAASFILIPWMNTLRDDALLQGMPVMLSPSATLFGRLHGVSSILFMLQSLLGVLLVWRLTKR; via the coding sequence ATGCAGACCTTAGAGACCCCAAAGCATCTGGTGGCTCAAAGACTTTTTATTGTGATTGCTGGTTTATGGGTTGGCGGCATACTCACTGTAGGTTATCTAGTTGCTCCAGCTATCTTTAGCACGATGACTGATCGACAGGCTGCTGGCATGGTTGCTGGCAGCATCTTTAAATTAGAAGCCTATCTCAGCTTGATTGTCTGCATTGGCCTGATGGTTCTAGCCAATCTCCTGGTGAATCGTGGCCTCAATCAATTCAAGATCATTCGCTGGATCTTGTTGGCAATGTTGCTGTGTGCAATCGCAGCTAGCTTTATCTTGATTCCCTGGATGAATACCTTGCGAGATGATGCTCTCCTTCAAGGCATGCCAGTCATGCTCTCTCCCTCAGCCACCTTATTTGGAAGGCTACATGGCGTCTCTAGCATTCTGTTTATGCTGCAGAGTCTCTTGGGAGTCCTCTTGGTCTGGCGACTCACCAAGAGATAA